The following proteins are co-located in the Acinetobacter shaoyimingii genome:
- a CDS encoding acetyl-CoA carboxylase carboxyltransferase subunit alpha: MKNKAAQSKAWKTVQIARHPDRPQFLDYVGEIFTEFDALHGDRLYGDDGAMIGGLARFNGQAVMVVGQHRGRSTREKLQHNFGMSNPEGYRKSQRLLDMAERFNLPVFTFIDTMGAYPGVGAEERGQAEAIATSLAQLSSLKVPVIATVLGEGGSGGALGIGVADRVVMLSHSIYSVISPEGCASILWKTAEKAEQASEALALTADKLKELGIVEYVVDEGEGAHLHPYDVMEQLKNVLQQALDELLPMDADARCEARYQRLMKFGSDNSGLAS; this comes from the coding sequence ATGAAAAATAAAGCTGCTCAGTCTAAAGCATGGAAAACGGTTCAAATTGCTCGCCATCCAGATCGTCCACAATTTTTGGATTATGTCGGTGAAATTTTTACTGAATTTGATGCCTTACACGGTGACCGTCTCTATGGTGATGATGGTGCAATGATTGGTGGTTTGGCACGTTTTAACGGTCAGGCTGTGATGGTCGTCGGTCAGCATCGTGGTCGTAGTACCCGTGAAAAATTGCAACATAATTTCGGGATGAGTAATCCTGAAGGTTACCGTAAATCACAGCGTCTCTTAGATATGGCTGAACGTTTCAACCTGCCTGTATTTACCTTTATTGATACCATGGGTGCATATCCAGGTGTAGGCGCGGAAGAACGTGGTCAGGCAGAAGCCATTGCAACCAGTTTGGCACAATTGTCGAGTCTAAAAGTTCCTGTGATTGCGACAGTGCTTGGTGAAGGCGGTTCAGGTGGTGCGCTGGGTATTGGTGTAGCCGATCGTGTGGTGATGTTATCTCACAGTATTTACTCGGTTATTTCACCAGAAGGCTGTGCGTCTATTTTGTGGAAAACTGCTGAAAAAGCTGAACAAGCCAGTGAAGCTTTAGCCTTGACTGCGGACAAATTAAAAGAGTTAGGCATTGTGGAATATGTGGTAGATGAAGGCGAAGGCGCGCATTTACATCCATATGATGTGATGGAACAACTTAAAAATGTGTTACAACAAGCACTTGATGAATTACTTCCAATGGATGCTGATGCAAGATGCGAAGCACGTTACCAACGTTTAATGAAGTTTGGCAGCGACAATTCAGGTCTGGCTTCTTAA
- the tilS gene encoding tRNA lysidine(34) synthetase TilS, which produces MRSTLPTFNEVWQRQFRSGFLKQLSQFGDDTKFLIGCSGGMDSMLLLFLMSALCPERIRVLYINHQLQKVSDDWAIFIAQQCELLQIECHIQAVDVLEGNVESQAREARYTAFKQHLKEQEILVLAHHQQDQAETFLLRLFSGTGVQGLTAMKVIDHRDEFSIWRPLLDISREQICQWVEQLKIPYVDDPTNLDTHYDRAWCRHELWHILQSRFPKMQQSITRTSYLMQDANEILNEVLAQDLDMCGTYDELDLERLTSLSTPRQRQLLSAWMRGQDTYRPSFDMVQRLQDEVIHAKQDAQSALHWNGFYYVRYQEVLYRLDKVKYLQNKDTESVPCMMTFQLHQQCDVLSGIFKIETAEMGLSFALLERELLLKPRAGGEKIHLYGRVGAWPLKKAIQDAQIFPWLRHTIQILTIDNVMLGVFTPKGFWLAQSQYCEVGGWQPKLISSL; this is translated from the coding sequence ATGCGAAGCACGTTACCAACGTTTAATGAAGTTTGGCAGCGACAATTCAGGTCTGGCTTCTTAAAACAACTGTCCCAATTTGGTGATGACACCAAATTTTTAATCGGATGTAGCGGCGGCATGGATTCCATGCTGTTGTTATTTCTGATGTCTGCTTTATGCCCTGAGCGCATTCGAGTGCTTTATATCAATCATCAGCTGCAAAAAGTCAGTGATGATTGGGCCATATTTATTGCACAGCAATGTGAATTACTTCAAATTGAATGTCATATTCAAGCAGTTGATGTGCTCGAAGGCAATGTTGAAAGCCAAGCACGTGAAGCACGTTACACAGCATTTAAGCAACATTTAAAAGAACAAGAAATTTTAGTCCTTGCGCACCATCAACAAGATCAAGCGGAAACATTTCTATTGCGTCTTTTCTCTGGTACTGGAGTGCAGGGCTTAACAGCAATGAAAGTTATTGACCATCGAGATGAATTTTCGATTTGGCGTCCTTTATTGGATATTTCGCGTGAGCAAATTTGCCAATGGGTTGAACAGCTCAAAATTCCTTATGTCGATGATCCAACAAATTTAGATACACATTATGATCGAGCATGGTGTCGGCACGAACTTTGGCATATTTTGCAAAGCCGATTTCCTAAAATGCAGCAGTCGATCACACGTACCAGTTATTTGATGCAAGATGCCAATGAAATTTTAAATGAAGTTTTAGCACAAGATTTAGACATGTGTGGTACGTATGATGAGCTTGATCTTGAACGATTAACAAGTTTATCAACGCCAAGACAGCGTCAATTGTTATCAGCATGGATGCGAGGACAGGATACATACCGTCCATCATTTGATATGGTACAACGCTTGCAAGATGAAGTGATTCATGCGAAACAAGATGCTCAATCTGCTTTGCATTGGAATGGTTTTTATTATGTAAGGTATCAAGAGGTTTTGTATCGTTTAGACAAGGTCAAATATTTACAGAATAAAGATACTGAATCTGTACCATGTATGATGACATTTCAGTTGCATCAACAATGTGATGTGTTATCTGGCATATTTAAAATTGAGACAGCGGAAATGGGCTTAAGTTTTGCATTACTTGAACGTGAGCTTTTATTGAAGCCTAGAGCAGGCGGTGAAAAAATTCATCTCTATGGTCGCGTAGGTGCATGGCCATTAAAGAAAGCAATTCAAGATGCACAAATTTTTCCATGGTTACGCCATACAATTCAAATATTAACCATAGATAATGTTATGCTTGGTGTTTTTACACCTAAAGGGTTTTGGTTGGCTCAGTCTCAGTATTGTGAGGTTGGAGGATGGCAGCCAAAGTTAATCTCTTCGTTATAA
- the proC gene encoding pyrroline-5-carboxylate reductase yields MSTALNCNICFIGGGNMAQALIGGLLSRGLPATRITVSDPVEQVREILQAKDVHVTNNNIDAIRDADIVVLAVKPQVLSTVLKPLNGLFTDKLIVSIVAGAEIQTIAQFTGSELIVRVMPNTPALVQTGAHGLFAYPVVDAEKRELASQVLAATGLTLWVDSEAQIDAVTAVSGSGPAYFFYMMESMIRAGKNMGLDEKVATALTLQTALGAAQMAITSSNTPSELRKNVTSPNGTTQAALEVFDRAQISQNIQTALAAAQKRSQELAQELSDSAK; encoded by the coding sequence ATGAGTACTGCGTTAAATTGTAATATTTGTTTTATTGGTGGTGGTAACATGGCTCAAGCCCTGATTGGTGGCTTGCTCAGTCGTGGTTTACCTGCGACTCGAATTACCGTATCTGATCCAGTTGAACAAGTACGTGAAATATTACAAGCGAAAGACGTTCATGTGACTAATAATAACATTGACGCAATTCGTGATGCAGACATCGTGGTTCTTGCGGTAAAACCTCAAGTATTATCCACAGTACTCAAGCCATTGAATGGTTTATTTACAGATAAATTGATCGTGTCGATTGTTGCAGGTGCTGAAATTCAGACCATTGCTCAATTTACAGGTTCAGAACTCATTGTTCGTGTGATGCCAAATACACCTGCTTTGGTGCAAACGGGTGCACATGGGTTATTTGCATACCCAGTGGTTGATGCAGAAAAACGAGAATTGGCAAGTCAGGTATTGGCAGCAACAGGATTAACACTTTGGGTTGATTCAGAAGCTCAAATTGATGCGGTGACCGCTGTATCAGGTTCTGGCCCAGCATACTTTTTCTATATGATGGAAAGTATGATTCGTGCTGGTAAAAATATGGGCTTAGATGAAAAAGTTGCGACTGCTTTGACTTTGCAAACTGCACTGGGTGCTGCTCAAATGGCAATTACCAGTTCAAATACGCCATCAGAACTTAGAAAAAATGTGACTTCGCCAAATGGGACTACCCAAGCGGCTTTAGAAGTTTTTGATCGTGCTCAAATTTCACAAAATATTCAGACAGCACTTGCTGCTGCTCAGAAACGTAGCCAAGAGTTGGCTCAAGAATTAAGTGATAGTGCTAAATAA
- a CDS encoding YggT family protein has product MAANPALIFDIIINVAILLVFFRFLMQLAAVSPYNPVVLSTVKATKIVDVFGRILPTVGQGRVNLAALVLLVLLYFLKMFGIKYLNAQPTGSTVYFVVSTLLAMLQSLITILKYILFAYIISSWIVMLTQSRSPYIEVLQELAEPMLAPFRKIMPNMGMIDLSPILAFFTLYIAEMMIKSIG; this is encoded by the coding sequence ATGGCAGCGAACCCTGCTCTAATTTTTGACATTATCATTAATGTTGCAATTCTACTGGTTTTTTTCCGCTTTTTAATGCAATTGGCGGCAGTAAGTCCTTACAATCCAGTGGTTTTATCGACTGTTAAAGCGACTAAAATCGTCGATGTTTTTGGCAGAATTTTACCTACTGTGGGCCAAGGGCGAGTGAATCTTGCAGCTTTGGTACTACTGGTATTGCTGTATTTTCTGAAAATGTTTGGCATTAAATATTTGAATGCTCAACCGACAGGCAGTACGGTTTATTTTGTAGTTTCAACTTTATTGGCAATGCTTCAATCATTGATCACGATTTTGAAATATATTTTGTTTGCTTACATTATTAGTAGCTGGATTGTGATGTTAACGCAGTCTCGTTCACCTTATATTGAAGTTTTACAGGAACTAGCTGAGCCTATGCTTGCTCCTTTCCGTAAAATTATGCCCAACATGGGGATGATTGATTTGTCTCCAATCTTGGCATTTTTCACCTTATATATTGCAGAGATGATGATTAAATCGATTGGTTAA
- the polA gene encoding DNA polymerase I, translating to MPPFVLVDGSYFLFRAYHALPPLTTSTGLHTNAIRGAISAIQKLMRRVQPTHMAVIFDTPEPTFRHVLSPIYKGDRPSMPEDLAEQIPYLHNLIRALGIPLHVLPGAEADDIIGTLAKRAEKEGHQVLISTGDKDMAQLVTDKVTLEDSFKDKPMDVNGVFEKFGVWPNQIIDYLTLMGDASDGIMGVPGVGAKTAAKLLTEYGSIGGILENVDKIKGKVGQSLKDNVEGITLDHQLASIVCDLELNLTYDDLKLCDPNVPELRRLYTELEFRNQLQSLDHPNNPNNSAYKKTSQVIEQSAQAPSENVIEDQAVSTSVDDQLGQATYHTVLTTADWENFFKRFSTATRFAFDTETTSLDYRVAEMVGFSVAFDAKDAYYVPLAHDYEGAPEQLNRDDVIAQIKPILENPQVEKIGHHLKYDAHILENHGIHLQGWYFDTMLASYVLNAVATRHGMDDVARVYLSHLTTTFEQVAGKGAKQKTFNQIEIETAAHYAAEDAHVTYRLYEVLDRKLKETAPLIDILHKVEMPTASVLTSMEENGIELDLAFLDQLGNEFSETIQNLEKQIIEIAGESFNVSSPKQVGEILFEKMGIKGGKKTATGQYSTSESILEKIDHPIAQLILEYRGLTKLKSTYTDGLLKQANDGTHRVHTSYHQALTATGRLSSTDPNLQNIPVREEIGRQIRKAFIAPKGRVLLAADYSQIELRLMAHFSQDEALVDAFNHGQDVHRRTAAEVLNVALEDVTHDQRRQAKAVNFGLLYGMSEFGLIRQLGFTREESQNYIKQYFHRYPGIYEYMQRTRQVALEQGYVETITGRRLYTPDIDARNMMIRKAAERAAINAPLQGSAAEIIKMAMIEVDKILPKDQAKLLLQVHDELVFEVDEAIADELAVKIAETMQSVVKLSVPLVVEVGKGLNWDEAH from the coding sequence ATGCCACCATTTGTCTTGGTCGATGGGTCATATTTTTTATTTCGTGCTTACCATGCACTGCCACCGTTAACCACCTCAACTGGTTTACACACCAATGCGATTCGTGGTGCGATTTCTGCGATTCAAAAACTGATGCGTCGTGTGCAACCCACACATATGGCGGTGATTTTTGATACACCAGAACCAACATTTCGTCACGTACTATCACCGATTTATAAAGGTGATCGTCCAAGTATGCCTGAAGACTTAGCCGAACAAATTCCTTATTTGCATAATCTAATCCGTGCCTTAGGTATTCCTTTGCATGTTCTTCCTGGCGCAGAAGCCGATGACATCATTGGCACATTGGCAAAGCGTGCTGAGAAAGAAGGTCATCAAGTCCTGATCTCAACTGGCGACAAAGACATGGCACAGTTGGTCACAGACAAAGTCACGCTAGAAGACAGTTTTAAAGACAAACCTATGGATGTGAATGGTGTCTTTGAAAAATTTGGTGTTTGGCCAAATCAAATTATTGATTATTTAACCCTCATGGGAGATGCCTCTGATGGCATTATGGGTGTGCCAGGTGTCGGCGCGAAAACCGCAGCAAAGCTTCTAACCGAATATGGTTCAATTGGCGGCATCTTAGAAAACGTTGACAAGATTAAAGGCAAAGTAGGTCAAAGCCTCAAAGACAATGTTGAAGGCATTACACTCGATCATCAGTTGGCAAGTATTGTTTGTGATTTAGAACTCAATCTCACTTATGACGATTTAAAACTCTGTGATCCAAATGTGCCTGAACTTCGTCGTCTTTATACCGAACTAGAATTCCGAAATCAGTTGCAATCGCTTGATCATCCAAACAATCCAAATAATTCAGCTTATAAAAAGACCTCTCAAGTCATTGAACAAAGTGCTCAGGCACCATCAGAAAATGTCATCGAAGATCAAGCAGTTTCAACTAGTGTCGATGATCAACTCGGTCAAGCGACTTATCATACTGTGTTAACTACAGCAGATTGGGAAAACTTCTTTAAACGTTTCAGCACGGCAACACGTTTTGCTTTTGATACAGAGACGACAAGCTTGGATTATCGTGTGGCTGAAATGGTTGGCTTTTCGGTGGCGTTTGATGCCAAGGATGCCTACTACGTTCCCCTTGCGCATGATTATGAAGGTGCACCTGAACAGCTGAATCGTGATGATGTCATCGCACAAATCAAACCAATTCTTGAAAATCCACAAGTTGAAAAAATTGGTCATCACTTAAAATACGATGCGCATATTTTGGAAAATCATGGCATTCATCTGCAAGGTTGGTATTTCGATACCATGCTGGCATCTTATGTTTTAAATGCAGTGGCAACACGTCATGGTATGGATGATGTTGCTCGTGTTTACTTGAGCCATCTCACCACAACATTTGAGCAGGTTGCAGGTAAAGGTGCAAAACAAAAAACCTTTAATCAGATTGAGATTGAAACTGCAGCACACTATGCCGCTGAAGATGCGCATGTGACGTATCGTTTGTATGAAGTGCTCGACCGTAAACTGAAAGAAACAGCACCGTTAATTGATATTTTGCATAAGGTTGAAATGCCGACTGCATCTGTTTTAACGTCGATGGAAGAAAATGGCATTGAGCTCGACTTAGCCTTTTTAGATCAATTGGGCAATGAGTTCTCTGAAACCATTCAAAATCTTGAAAAACAGATTATTGAGATTGCAGGTGAAAGCTTTAACGTCAGCTCACCAAAACAAGTCGGTGAAATCCTATTTGAAAAAATGGGAATCAAAGGTGGCAAGAAAACCGCAACGGGTCAGTACAGTACCAGTGAAAGCATTTTAGAAAAAATTGATCATCCAATTGCACAATTGATTCTGGAATATCGTGGTTTAACTAAGCTGAAAAGCACTTATACCGATGGTTTGTTGAAACAAGCCAATGATGGTACGCATCGTGTACATACCAGTTATCATCAAGCGTTGACTGCAACTGGTCGTTTGTCTTCAACCGATCCTAACTTACAGAACATTCCAGTGCGTGAAGAAATTGGTCGCCAAATTCGTAAAGCGTTTATTGCACCGAAGGGTCGCGTATTACTGGCAGCCGATTATTCACAAATTGAATTACGTCTAATGGCGCATTTCTCTCAAGATGAAGCGTTGGTCGATGCCTTTAACCATGGTCAGGACGTGCACCGTCGTACTGCGGCTGAAGTGTTGAATGTTGCCCTTGAAGATGTGACTCATGATCAACGTCGTCAAGCCAAAGCGGTGAACTTCGGTTTACTCTATGGTATGTCTGAATTCGGTTTGATTCGTCAGCTTGGTTTTACCCGTGAAGAATCTCAAAACTATATTAAGCAATATTTCCATCGTTACCCAGGTATTTACGAGTATATGCAACGTACCCGTCAAGTCGCTCTGGAACAAGGTTATGTGGAAACCATTACGGGTCGTCGTCTATATACACCAGACATCGACGCACGCAATATGATGATTCGTAAAGCGGCTGAACGTGCTGCGATTAATGCGCCACTACAAGGTTCTGCGGCAGAAATCATTAAAATGGCCATGATTGAAGTCGATAAAATCTTGCCAAAAGACCAAGCTAAATTACTCCTGCAAGTACACGATGAATTGGTATTTGAAGTGGATGAAGCCATTGCAGATGAATTGGCAGTGAAAATTGCTGAAACGATGCAAAGTGTTGTGAAACTGTCTGTGCCTTTAGTGGTTGAAGTCGGTAAAGGTCTAAATTGGGATGAAGCGCATTAA
- a CDS encoding DUF2339 domain-containing protein, whose protein sequence is MFKGQNEIRMMWLMVLMIVGIGAWFLNVHALAYLCGIALIVSVIQYVDAIEKPTQSMAQQGQVKLTHTSRIPLYIASIVAVVGGFLHLSGMMALGITLWVFFFLRWLRRLENNLNTLQSKLKHSTQMPLDSHPDLQQTTNLSSQAVGHTTESSSNEIGLQQQIQQWLFTGNPVLKVAILILVIGVILLLRFATEHWQLSLAFKLTIVAGVSALVTILGYLLILKNRSFALALEGLGLAGLFLTLFFAYYNHVIPSLFGAGLCFIVIMAITLYLSLKQQAIELALMAMLIAYIAPFTLPVRDATAVELVTYYLVINIAVAILSTLRPWKILNQIAFLATTVIGGMYAIIHGYVHERNMMTILVIAHTAIFVWLSFRFSQLIAKSDIEQFKLKPALDIALIFSAPIVGYIFIYLMYFHETTWQAGMSLGFAVVYAGLYQLAKKNQSIGLISQSYFSLMLIFLALIPPILLPDQWSVMGWAIEGALIYLIALYRASVISRYLAMGLLIVAGLSSLYYLVDSTEFPTMMFWVLSLSYLTVVLGANAIRRFREQLSFISILFLSMLMLSACIMLIFLLLDYFSGATQFVHTLMIVAVVYFVLNECMIRSRATWSWLLPKWFALVPLLVFALCIVLESSQNGVIVWHSAFERIEFLLACLLMTGAWLRPMLGVRAEKEWVSLGTLFSLALASLALIPQMPFISVVILPLIFCAWSYKQTTSADWQIFWQTRSTLLLMMLWIICSQLFSQQAFQGYLLPILNPFDVVSLAVLAGFIWVLTLQMKHGLDKGIVAVLMVLSLLWLSSYIVLRALHVYWGTPYNDLALWDNAVVQLSLTLLWVSLAFVTMSLASRRKLRPMWILGGSILAVVTLKLVLFDLSHVGTIMRVLSFLGAGGIMLIIAYIAPMPESDQHLISKSNET, encoded by the coding sequence ATGTTTAAAGGACAAAACGAAATCCGCATGATGTGGTTAATGGTGCTGATGATTGTCGGTATTGGGGCCTGGTTTTTAAACGTCCATGCTTTGGCTTATCTATGTGGAATCGCTCTAATCGTCAGTGTGATTCAGTATGTCGATGCGATTGAAAAACCCACACAGTCAATGGCCCAACAAGGTCAAGTTAAGCTGACGCATACGTCTCGTATTCCCTTGTATATAGCGTCTATTGTGGCTGTGGTTGGGGGCTTTTTACATTTAAGTGGGATGATGGCACTTGGAATTACACTATGGGTGTTTTTCTTTTTAAGGTGGTTGCGCCGTTTAGAAAATAATTTAAATACTTTGCAATCCAAATTAAAACACTCGACTCAGATGCCTTTAGACTCACATCCTGATCTTCAACAAACAACCAATTTATCGTCACAAGCCGTAGGTCATACAACAGAATCATCTTCAAATGAAATTGGATTGCAACAGCAAATTCAACAATGGCTGTTTACAGGTAATCCTGTGTTAAAAGTGGCGATTCTGATTCTTGTCATTGGTGTGATCTTACTGCTCAGATTTGCAACTGAGCATTGGCAATTGAGCCTTGCATTTAAATTGACAATTGTCGCGGGTGTCAGTGCTTTAGTCACGATTCTGGGTTATCTACTCATTCTAAAAAATCGTAGTTTTGCACTTGCGCTTGAAGGATTGGGGCTAGCAGGCTTATTCCTGACCTTATTTTTTGCCTATTACAATCACGTGATTCCATCATTATTTGGTGCTGGGCTGTGCTTTATTGTGATTATGGCCATCACCTTGTATTTAAGTTTAAAACAACAAGCCATTGAACTGGCCTTGATGGCAATGTTGATTGCCTATATTGCACCGTTCACTTTGCCTGTTCGTGATGCCACAGCCGTTGAATTGGTCACTTATTATTTAGTTATTAACATTGCTGTTGCGATTTTAAGTACTTTAAGACCGTGGAAAATACTTAATCAAATTGCATTTTTGGCAACCACCGTCATTGGCGGTATGTATGCCATCATTCATGGTTATGTGCATGAACGGAACATGATGACGATTTTAGTCATTGCACATACGGCTATTTTTGTTTGGCTGAGTTTTCGCTTCAGTCAACTCATTGCCAAATCAGATATTGAACAATTTAAACTGAAACCTGCCTTAGATATTGCCCTAATTTTTAGCGCACCGATCGTGGGATATATCTTTATTTATCTGATGTATTTTCATGAAACCACATGGCAAGCGGGTATGAGTTTAGGGTTTGCTGTGGTCTATGCAGGCTTGTATCAACTGGCGAAGAAAAATCAGTCGATTGGACTAATTTCCCAAAGCTATTTTAGTTTAATGCTGATCTTTTTAGCGTTGATTCCTCCAATATTATTGCCTGATCAATGGAGCGTCATGGGTTGGGCGATTGAAGGTGCATTGATTTACCTCATCGCTTTATACCGAGCATCTGTGATTAGTCGATATTTAGCGATGGGGCTATTGATTGTTGCAGGGCTTTCAAGTCTCTACTATCTTGTTGACTCAACTGAATTCCCAACCATGATGTTCTGGGTGCTCAGCCTTAGTTATTTGACCGTGGTTCTGGGCGCAAATGCTATTCGCAGATTTAGAGAGCAATTGTCGTTTATTAGCATCTTATTTTTAAGTATGTTGATGTTGTCTGCATGCATCATGTTGATTTTCTTGCTTCTAGATTATTTTTCTGGGGCAACGCAATTTGTGCATACTCTAATGATCGTGGCAGTTGTTTATTTCGTATTGAATGAATGCATGATCCGTTCGCGAGCAACGTGGTCATGGTTATTGCCTAAATGGTTTGCACTGGTTCCTTTGCTGGTTTTTGCCTTATGTATTGTCCTTGAATCCAGTCAAAATGGCGTTATTGTATGGCACTCAGCTTTTGAGCGGATTGAGTTTTTATTGGCATGTCTATTGATGACAGGGGCGTGGCTCCGACCGATGCTGGGTGTGCGAGCTGAAAAAGAGTGGGTGAGTTTAGGCACACTATTTTCTCTGGCTTTGGCAAGTTTAGCCCTGATTCCTCAGATGCCGTTTATTAGTGTGGTGATCTTGCCACTGATCTTTTGTGCATGGAGTTATAAACAAACAACCTCAGCAGATTGGCAAATCTTCTGGCAAACACGCAGTACCTTATTGCTTATGATGCTTTGGATCATTTGTTCACAGCTCTTTTCACAGCAAGCCTTTCAGGGCTATTTATTACCTATTTTGAATCCGTTTGATGTGGTGAGCTTAGCTGTTTTGGCTGGTTTTATTTGGGTGCTGACTTTACAAATGAAGCATGGTCTGGACAAGGGTATTGTGGCGGTATTGATGGTGCTGAGTTTACTGTGGCTCAGTAGTTATATAGTCTTACGTGCTTTACATGTGTATTGGGGAACGCCGTATAACGATTTGGCATTGTGGGACAATGCTGTGGTGCAACTGAGTCTGACTTTGCTCTGGGTCAGTTTGGCATTTGTCACCATGAGTTTAGCGAGTCGAAGAAAATTACGCCCGATGTGGATTTTAGGGGGCAGTATTTTGGCGGTGGTGACTTTAAAACTGGTGCTGTTTGATCTGTCTCATGTCGGTACGATCATGCGGGTTTTATCGTTCTTAGGCGCAGGTGGAATCATGCTGATCATTGCTTATATCGCACCGATGCCTGAATCAGATCAACACCTTATTTCTAAATCTAATGAAACATGA
- a CDS encoding mechanosensitive ion channel family protein, which yields MAKTDITQDVTNSIKGIFTNINTDRLTEILIAIVLCFIGFIFARVVSNTFIRTIGNRFNAHQRLVWRRGIFYFIFIIFVMASLKEAGFKLSVFIGAAGILTVALGFASQTSATNLISGLFLIGEGSFEIGDTIQITLIRGHTIEGEVISIDLLSVKLLTQDNVYVRLPNEQLIRAPVHNLSKYPIRRIPITLAINFHEDIIKVREVLLKVANSYPLVLADPKPAVTVTAFRESSIELLFAVWCKQGNFLKVRDEMQERIRNGFVENEIEIPVPKMGFVDRPPQTALTDEEIDQYANEKEIKREPKNG from the coding sequence ATGGCAAAAACAGATATTACTCAAGATGTCACGAACAGTATAAAAGGCATCTTTACCAATATTAATACCGATCGCCTGACTGAAATTTTAATTGCAATTGTGCTGTGTTTTATCGGGTTTATTTTTGCACGCGTGGTGTCCAACACCTTTATTCGCACCATTGGAAATCGTTTTAATGCCCATCAGCGACTGGTGTGGCGTCGTGGTATTTTTTACTTTATTTTTATTATTTTTGTTATGGCAAGCCTTAAGGAAGCTGGCTTTAAACTCAGTGTCTTTATTGGTGCTGCGGGTATCTTAACTGTGGCTTTGGGTTTCGCTTCTCAGACCTCTGCAACCAACTTAATTAGTGGTTTGTTCTTAATTGGTGAAGGTTCATTTGAAATTGGCGACACCATTCAGATCACGCTTATTCGTGGACATACCATTGAAGGTGAAGTGATCTCAATTGACTTGCTGTCTGTAAAACTTTTAACGCAGGATAATGTTTATGTGCGTTTACCGAATGAACAACTCATTCGAGCCCCAGTACATAACCTGTCCAAATATCCAATACGACGCATCCCGATTACCCTTGCGATCAATTTCCATGAGGATATTATTAAAGTCCGTGAAGTCTTGCTCAAAGTTGCGAACTCCTACCCTTTGGTTCTCGCCGACCCTAAGCCTGCTGTGACCGTCACAGCCTTTCGTGAGTCGTCTATTGAATTACTCTTTGCTGTGTGGTGCAAACAAGGTAACTTTTTAAAAGTGCGAGATGAAATGCAAGAACGTATTCGTAATGGCTTCGTTGAAAATGAAATTGAAATCCCCGTACCGAAAATGGGCTTTGTCGATCGTCCACCGCAAACTGCATTAACCGATGAAGAAATTGATCAATACGCAAATGAAAAAGAAATCAAACGCGAACCTAAAAATGGCTAA